One genomic segment of Sphingomonas sp. JUb134 includes these proteins:
- a CDS encoding FadR/GntR family transcriptional regulator produces MSGNNGGKLYRKIVQAIIADIGAGVFPIGSRLPAERDLTERFGVSRPTIREAMIALEMQGLVEARKGSGVFVLASTTDEAGEEYDIGAFEIIEARRLVEGEVAAVAATEIDDAQLAQLRALVAEMAQEDVAAAEDADRRFHIGIAEATGNAVIISAVTDFWDLRFRSPLAREVLRKAGSLGTKERLEEHGRILRALEARNPAEARLAMRDHLTRVIDHLLHLNEAEAVERVRAETAQRRRAFARRAV; encoded by the coding sequence ATGTCAGGCAACAATGGCGGCAAGCTGTATCGGAAGATCGTGCAGGCCATCATCGCGGACATCGGAGCTGGCGTCTTCCCCATCGGATCGCGCCTTCCTGCCGAGCGGGACCTCACGGAACGCTTCGGGGTGAGTCGGCCGACCATTCGCGAGGCGATGATCGCGCTGGAGATGCAGGGCCTGGTCGAAGCGCGAAAGGGGTCGGGCGTGTTTGTCCTCGCCTCGACGACCGACGAGGCAGGCGAGGAATATGACATCGGCGCGTTTGAGATCATCGAGGCGCGCCGCCTTGTAGAGGGGGAAGTCGCGGCGGTGGCGGCAACGGAGATCGACGACGCCCAGCTGGCGCAGCTGCGCGCGCTTGTCGCTGAGATGGCGCAGGAGGACGTGGCCGCGGCTGAGGACGCAGACCGCCGCTTCCACATCGGCATCGCCGAGGCGACGGGCAACGCCGTCATCATCTCCGCGGTGACCGACTTTTGGGACCTGCGCTTCCGGTCGCCGCTCGCGCGCGAGGTGCTGCGCAAGGCTGGCAGCCTGGGCACGAAGGAGCGTCTCGAGGAGCACGGTCGCATCCTGCGCGCGCTGGAAGCGCGCAATCCGGCCGAGGCGAGACTCGCCATGCGTGATCATCTGACGCGCGTGATCGACCACCTGCTCCATCTCAACGAAGCCGAGGCGGTCGAACGCGTCCGTGCCGAGACCGCGCAACGCCGACGCGCCTTTGCACGTCGCGCCGTCTGA